In Musa acuminata AAA Group cultivar baxijiao chromosome BXJ2-10, Cavendish_Baxijiao_AAA, whole genome shotgun sequence, a genomic segment contains:
- the LOC103968942 gene encoding structural maintenance of chromosomes flexible hinge domain-containing protein GMI1 isoform X1: protein MANRRSSKRSYLEFLDGNDDGDSKVYRFQILLPNGASVRLIFNDPGEDMFLDEFIHIIRKELEKTAETTTKASRKIFWNGNIYLEDMSDNKIRKKISFSHFRTNKCHILRLHDEGGESLDTYHNMWDLTPHTDLLAELPAEYTFETALADLLDNSLQAVWSNGSGERRLVRVTVDEQKIEIFDSGQGMDGSEENCITKWGKMGSSKHRACRSKAIGTKAPYLMPFFGMFGYGGPIATMHLGRHATVSSKTKGSRKVYSLYFSREALLNQSTPKCIWRTDGGVREPLDEETQTSPHGSFAQVVIRDLKLRCLDIYKLQCFLKDIYFPYIQCDTEYTSRKTAMPIEFEVNDINLAEIQGGDVTITNLLSCNGPDFIMQLRFMIKSENPGSLGFQEANAQLKCVYFPIVEGKENIERILEKLVQDGYEIKENFDTFSRVSIRRLGRLLPDSRWNTLPFMETKQRRGDKAHLLKRCCKRVKCFVETDAGFSPTPSKTDLAHHHPFTHALRNFGNILCGKESEVTIEILKDGKHSSILQLEKEYRDWVIQMHDRYDEEINCGEDEPVHIIGPQNKKQLGITADVVRVHQAIKRRGIIWESGQKVKIFKGATGCLKKNLYATLEYILIEGFQGDVGGDARLICRPLDCSDEKGCSILVDNGNASLDMHDSLSFPISLIDSENIQAIDLATWNCQVEKHKGRLPSRIDILVGQQCSLLGISGELPMEAPVVAGFTPPREIVAVIRPANFSSSMASKGLDQKNIMKNEFEMTLKISHKCRAKQNEQMTLAHTKSVKPSSHTGISGLYIFGLQDICSKLFYKAGIYIFTFFVNCKNTNIKHLEARVVVKPDTKVCKWRFVFDEWGPFTDKQLLSTRVGSYISYLSVVCLDRYSNQIPFSSIPEATIKIFVEECMLLHVGKMKMILSSDQLLLELKDILIESSKLDLIQPSYEAVLAICSQDGLFSAEIPCKVMPGTLSSVRLQTSLQEGEYLVPEEVIEELVLEMFDAYGNHIEEGVEVFIHTDGFSFQDHLGYIRKVNCKGCIDLSGLLTVSANFGSYAHLSVSYDKEIVYKKKFQVAQRELRAVSGVSGIHPIGCQLENVIFEVFDPDGQVDEKIHGQYHTLRIVSDSLKLDDTIQYTFHHGRCTVPFVPVPRRPGPFCFSAFHTRYHDLCTDIEVNVLEASKLELFAATESYGTFQSQVLDHMDSSKCLSHQKDLLVKYISHHTQILDEKITEVGLKIGEHERKLKTLNDQKIQVEQDIHDLRVFIGPQYLSQIESLSSSREEILKRIERKGDTAAAICCCLSKAIQKQEPWKCFTNCTQDVVGLVALLGNVNTSKNSRMFSQFLGEDNMLAIVCKSYEAASRLEYYDEAGKIDHQQAVHGAAATLGINISRRFPVICLEDIRPYQGRIRPNDPQRRLCLSNPLLQSGAVPAGFLGYAVNMINLDIHHCNTKTLSGHGLRETLFYLLFGETQVYQTRADMRQARSCIKQGAISLDGGIVRASGFILLGDCEPDVMFPVIGTQAHRAFSQDMVMNIKQMEEKKGLLTAIQQEIVKEYEAYTEDMAKFKKRSDRLRELLTESSSTTNLLEWK from the exons ATGGCAAATCGAAGGTCATCTAAAAGATCATATTTAGAATTCTTAGATGGAAATGATGATGGTGATTCTAAAGTATACAGATTTCAAATTCTCCTGCCGAATGGTGCAAGTGTACGGCTTATATTTAATGATCCAGGGGAAGATATGTTCTTGGATGAGTTTATACACATCATCAGAAAGGAACTTGAAAAAACTGCAGAAACAACAACAAAAGCTAGTCGAAAGATTTTCTGGAATGGAAACATCTATCTGGAGGATATGTCTGACAACAAGATTAGAAAGAAAATCTCTTTTAGCCATTTTCGCACTAACAAATGTCACATACTAAGGCTTCAT gACGAGGGAGGTGAATCTCTTGATACTTACCAT AACATGTGGGATCTGACACCACATACTGATCTTCTAGCAGAACTTCCAGCAGAATATACCTTTGAAACTGCTCTAGCTGACTTGCTT GATAATTCTTTGCAAGCTGTATGGTCTAATGGCTCTGGTGAAAGGAGGCTAGTTAG AGTGACAGTTGATGAGCAAAAAATCGAAATTTTTGATAGTGGCCAGGGGATGGATGGTAGTGAGGAGAACTGTATCACAAAGTG GGGAAAGATGGGTTCTTCTAAGCATAGGGCTTGTAGAAGCAAGGCCATTGGTACTAAAGCTCCATATTTAATG CCTTTCTTTGGCATGTTTGGTTATGGTGGGCCAATTGCCACTATGCATTTGGGAAG GCATGCTACTGTGTCATCAAAAACTAAAGGTTCAAGGAAGGTGTATTCTCTATATTTTTCAAGAGAGGCTTTGTTAAACCAATCAACACCGAAATGTATCTGGCGG ACTGATGGAGGTGTGAGGGAACCTTTAGATGAGGAAACTCAAACATCACCTCATGGGAGTTTCGCCCAG GTGGTGATTAGGGATCTTAAACTAAGGTGCTTGGACATATATAAACTTCAGTGCTTCTTGAAAGATATTTATTTTCCATATATACAG TGTGATACAGAGTACACTTCACGAAAAACAGCTATGCCAATTGAGTTCGAG GTGAATGACATTAACCTTGCTGAAATTCAAGGAGGAGACGTGACAATTACTAATTTACTCTCTTGTAATGGTCCTGATTTCATCATGCAACTAAGGTTCATGATTAAATCAGAAAATCCAG GATCATTAGGTTTTCAAGAAGCCAATGCACAATTGAAGTGTGTTTACTTTCCTATTGTTGAG ggGAAAGAGAACATTGAGCGAATTCTTGAGAAGCTTGTTCAAGATGGTTACGAAATTAAAGAAAATTTCGACACCTTTTCTCGTGTATCAATACGTAGGCTTGGTCGTCTCCTTCCAGATTCCAGATGG AATACTCTTCCTTTCATGGAAACTAAACAAAGAAGgggagataaagctcatttattaAAGAGATGCTGCAAAAGGGTGAAATGCTTTGTTG AGACAGATGCTGGTTTTTCTCCTACTCCTTCTAAG ACTGATTTGGCACATCATCACCCTTTTACTCATGCATTGAGGAACTTTGGCAACATTCTTTGTGGAAAAGAATCAG AGGTAACCATTGAGATACTCAAAGATGGAAAACACTCCAGTATTTTACAATTAGAGAAGGAATATCGAGATTGGGTAATTCAGATGCATGATAGATATGATGAAGAAATCAATTGTGGTGAGGATGAACCTGTACATATTATTGGCCCTCAAAACAAGAAACAACTTGGTATAACTGCTGATG TTGTGAGAGTGCACCAAGCTATAAAGAGAAGAGGCATAATATGGGAGTCAGGACAAAAGGTTAAAATTTTTAAAGGTGCAACTGGATGTTTGAAAAAGAATTTGTATGCAACTCTAGAATACATTTTAATAGAAGGATTTCAAGGTGATGTCGGTG GTGATGCACGACTAATTTGCAG GCCACTGGATTGTTCTGATGAAAAAGGCTGCTCGATTTTGGTGGATAATGGAAATGCAAGCTTGGATATGCATGATTCTCTATCTTTTCCAATAAGTCTAATTGATTCTGAAAAT ATTCAAGCAATTGACCTTGCGACATGGAATTGCCAAGTTGAGAAGCATAAAGGGAGACTTCCTTCCAGAATCGACATACTAGTTGGTCAACAGTGTAGCCTGTTAGGGATCAGTGGG GAACTACCTATGGAAGCTCCTGTGGTTGCTGGTTTTACTCCTCCTAGAGAAATTGTTGCTGTTATTAGACCTGCAAATTTTAGCTCTTCGATGGCCTCCAAAGGCCTAGATCAGAAGAATATCatgaagaatgagtttgagaTGACCTTGAAAATTAGTCATAAATGTAGAGCTAAGCAGAATGAACAGATGACACTTGCCCATACAAAAAGTGTTAAACCTTCATCACATACTGGCATCAGTGGATTATATATATTTGGGTTGCAAGATATATGTTCGAAACTATTTTATAAAGCCGGAATTTATATATTCACCTTCTTTGTT AATTGTAAAAATACCAATATCAAACACCTAGAAGCACGAGTAGTTGTGAAGCCTGACACAAAGGTTTGCAAGTGGCGATTTGTGTTTGATGAATGGGGCCCTTTCACTGATAAGCAACTACTTTCTACTAG GGTTGGTTCCTATATTTCGTATCTTTCTGTTGTGTGTCTTGATCGGTACTCAAATCAAATTCCATTTTCAAGTATACCTGAAGCTACGATAAAAATATTTGTGGAAGAATGTATGCTTCTCCATGTTGGCAAAATGAAAATGATCCTTTCATCTGATCAGTTATTGTTGGAATTAAAG GATATATTGATTGAAAGCAGCAAGCTGGACCTGATTCAGCCAAGTTATGAAGCTGTGTTGGCGATATGTTCGCAAGATGGTCTTTTCTCTGCTGAAATTCCATGTAAAG TCATGCCGGGTACCTTATCTTCCGTGAGGCTGCAAACTTCTCTCCAGGAAGGAGAATACTTGGTTCCAGAAGAAGTGATTGAAGAACTTGTATTAGAG ATGTTTGATGCTTATGGTAATCATATTGAAGAAGGCGTGGAAGTGTTCATCCACACTGATGGGTTTTCCTTTCAAGACCACTTAGGTTATATTCGAAAG GTGAACTGCAAAGGATGTATCGATCTTAGTGGCCTTCTAACTGTGTCAGCTAATTTTGGTTCATATG CCCACCTTTCAGTTTCGTATGATAAGGAGATTGTTTATAAGAAGAAGTTCCAAGTTGCACAAAGGGAGTTGAGAGCTGTGTCTGGG GTCTCCGGCATTCATCCGATAGGTTGTCAATTGGAGAATGTTATATTTGAAGTTTTTGATCCTGATGGACAAGTAGATGAAAAAATACATGGTCAATATCACACACTTAGAATAGTATCAGATTCATTGAAATTGGATGATACAATTCAGTACACTTTCCATCATGGCCGGTGCACTGTGCCTTTTGTCCCAGTTCCCCGCAGACCAGGGCCTTTTTGCTTTTCGGCTTTTCATACACGTTACCATGATCTTTGCACTGATATTGAG GTCAATGTTTTGGAGGCTTCAAAGTTGGAGCTATTTGCTGCAACAGaatcatatggaacatttcaatctCAGGTTTTAGATCATATGGACTCATCAAAGTGTCTCTCTCATCAGAAGGACCTCCTAGTGAAGTACATTTCTCATCATACTCAG ATTCTTGATGAAAAAATTACTGAAGTTGGATTGAAGATTGGAGAGCATGAGAGGAAACTAAAGACACTGAATGATCAGAAGATACAGGTTGAGCAAGATATTCATGATCTGCGAG TGTTCATTGGACCTCAATATTTGAGCCAAATTGAGtctttgagttcttcaagagaggaaATCCTTAAACGAATAGAACGAAAAGGTGATACTGCCGCTGCTATTTGCTGCTGTCTTTCTAAAGCTATCCAGAAGCAAGAACCTTGGAAGTGCTTTACAAACTGTACGCAAGATGTTGTTGGCCTTGTTGCTCTTCTTGGAAATGTTAATACTAGCAAAAATAGCAG GATGTTTTCACAGTTTTTGGGTGAAGATAATATGCTTGCAATTGTTTGCAAATCTTATGAAGCTGCAAGTAGATTGGAGTATTATGATGAGGCTGGAAAGATTGATCACCAGCAAGCTGTTCATGGAGCTGCAGCTACACTCGGCATTAACATAAGTAGGAGATTTCCTGTAATATGCCTCGAAGACATAAG ACCATACCAAGGTCGAATCAGGCCTAATGATCCTCAGAGGAGACTATGTTTGTCAAATCCATTGTTGCAATCTGGGGCAGTTCCTGCTGGATTTTTAGGGTATGCAGTGAACATGATCAACTTAGATATTCATCACTGCAATACAAAAACACTTTCAGGTCATGGCCTTCGGGAAACCTTGTTCTATCTGCTGTTTGGTGAAACTCAAGTATATCAGACTAGGGCGGACATGAGACAAGCTAGGTCCTGTATTAAGCAAGGAGCTATTTCTCTGGATGGTGGGATTGTGAGGGCCAGCGGATTTATTTTACTTGGAGACTG tgAACCAGATGTAATGTTTCCTGTCATTGGAACGCAAGCACATAGAGCATTTTCACAGGATATGGTAATGAATATAAAGCAAATGGAGGAGAAGAAGGGTCTTCTGACAGCAATCCAACAAGAAATAGTAAAAGAATATGAAGCCTACACAGAGGACATGGCCAAGTTTAAAAAAAGAAGTGATAGGTTACGTGAGTTATTGACAGAAAGTTCTTCAACAACAAATTTACTGGAGTGGAAATGA
- the LOC103968942 gene encoding structural maintenance of chromosomes flexible hinge domain-containing protein GMI1 isoform X2 has translation MWDLTPHTDLLAELPAEYTFETALADLLDNSLQAVWSNGSGERRLVRVTVDEQKIEIFDSGQGMDGSEENCITKWGKMGSSKHRACRSKAIGTKAPYLMPFFGMFGYGGPIATMHLGRHATVSSKTKGSRKVYSLYFSREALLNQSTPKCIWRTDGGVREPLDEETQTSPHGSFAQVVIRDLKLRCLDIYKLQCFLKDIYFPYIQCDTEYTSRKTAMPIEFEVNDINLAEIQGGDVTITNLLSCNGPDFIMQLRFMIKSENPGSLGFQEANAQLKCVYFPIVEGKENIERILEKLVQDGYEIKENFDTFSRVSIRRLGRLLPDSRWNTLPFMETKQRRGDKAHLLKRCCKRVKCFVETDAGFSPTPSKTDLAHHHPFTHALRNFGNILCGKESEVTIEILKDGKHSSILQLEKEYRDWVIQMHDRYDEEINCGEDEPVHIIGPQNKKQLGITADVVRVHQAIKRRGIIWESGQKVKIFKGATGCLKKNLYATLEYILIEGFQGDVGGDARLICRPLDCSDEKGCSILVDNGNASLDMHDSLSFPISLIDSENIQAIDLATWNCQVEKHKGRLPSRIDILVGQQCSLLGISGELPMEAPVVAGFTPPREIVAVIRPANFSSSMASKGLDQKNIMKNEFEMTLKISHKCRAKQNEQMTLAHTKSVKPSSHTGISGLYIFGLQDICSKLFYKAGIYIFTFFVNCKNTNIKHLEARVVVKPDTKVCKWRFVFDEWGPFTDKQLLSTRVGSYISYLSVVCLDRYSNQIPFSSIPEATIKIFVEECMLLHVGKMKMILSSDQLLLELKDILIESSKLDLIQPSYEAVLAICSQDGLFSAEIPCKVMPGTLSSVRLQTSLQEGEYLVPEEVIEELVLEMFDAYGNHIEEGVEVFIHTDGFSFQDHLGYIRKVNCKGCIDLSGLLTVSANFGSYAHLSVSYDKEIVYKKKFQVAQRELRAVSGVSGIHPIGCQLENVIFEVFDPDGQVDEKIHGQYHTLRIVSDSLKLDDTIQYTFHHGRCTVPFVPVPRRPGPFCFSAFHTRYHDLCTDIEVNVLEASKLELFAATESYGTFQSQVLDHMDSSKCLSHQKDLLVKYISHHTQILDEKITEVGLKIGEHERKLKTLNDQKIQVEQDIHDLRVFIGPQYLSQIESLSSSREEILKRIERKGDTAAAICCCLSKAIQKQEPWKCFTNCTQDVVGLVALLGNVNTSKNSRMFSQFLGEDNMLAIVCKSYEAASRLEYYDEAGKIDHQQAVHGAAATLGINISRRFPVICLEDIRPYQGRIRPNDPQRRLCLSNPLLQSGAVPAGFLGYAVNMINLDIHHCNTKTLSGHGLRETLFYLLFGETQVYQTRADMRQARSCIKQGAISLDGGIVRASGFILLGDCEPDVMFPVIGTQAHRAFSQDMVMNIKQMEEKKGLLTAIQQEIVKEYEAYTEDMAKFKKRSDRLRELLTESSSTTNLLEWK, from the exons ATGTGGGATCTGACACCACATACTGATCTTCTAGCAGAACTTCCAGCAGAATATACCTTTGAAACTGCTCTAGCTGACTTGCTT GATAATTCTTTGCAAGCTGTATGGTCTAATGGCTCTGGTGAAAGGAGGCTAGTTAG AGTGACAGTTGATGAGCAAAAAATCGAAATTTTTGATAGTGGCCAGGGGATGGATGGTAGTGAGGAGAACTGTATCACAAAGTG GGGAAAGATGGGTTCTTCTAAGCATAGGGCTTGTAGAAGCAAGGCCATTGGTACTAAAGCTCCATATTTAATG CCTTTCTTTGGCATGTTTGGTTATGGTGGGCCAATTGCCACTATGCATTTGGGAAG GCATGCTACTGTGTCATCAAAAACTAAAGGTTCAAGGAAGGTGTATTCTCTATATTTTTCAAGAGAGGCTTTGTTAAACCAATCAACACCGAAATGTATCTGGCGG ACTGATGGAGGTGTGAGGGAACCTTTAGATGAGGAAACTCAAACATCACCTCATGGGAGTTTCGCCCAG GTGGTGATTAGGGATCTTAAACTAAGGTGCTTGGACATATATAAACTTCAGTGCTTCTTGAAAGATATTTATTTTCCATATATACAG TGTGATACAGAGTACACTTCACGAAAAACAGCTATGCCAATTGAGTTCGAG GTGAATGACATTAACCTTGCTGAAATTCAAGGAGGAGACGTGACAATTACTAATTTACTCTCTTGTAATGGTCCTGATTTCATCATGCAACTAAGGTTCATGATTAAATCAGAAAATCCAG GATCATTAGGTTTTCAAGAAGCCAATGCACAATTGAAGTGTGTTTACTTTCCTATTGTTGAG ggGAAAGAGAACATTGAGCGAATTCTTGAGAAGCTTGTTCAAGATGGTTACGAAATTAAAGAAAATTTCGACACCTTTTCTCGTGTATCAATACGTAGGCTTGGTCGTCTCCTTCCAGATTCCAGATGG AATACTCTTCCTTTCATGGAAACTAAACAAAGAAGgggagataaagctcatttattaAAGAGATGCTGCAAAAGGGTGAAATGCTTTGTTG AGACAGATGCTGGTTTTTCTCCTACTCCTTCTAAG ACTGATTTGGCACATCATCACCCTTTTACTCATGCATTGAGGAACTTTGGCAACATTCTTTGTGGAAAAGAATCAG AGGTAACCATTGAGATACTCAAAGATGGAAAACACTCCAGTATTTTACAATTAGAGAAGGAATATCGAGATTGGGTAATTCAGATGCATGATAGATATGATGAAGAAATCAATTGTGGTGAGGATGAACCTGTACATATTATTGGCCCTCAAAACAAGAAACAACTTGGTATAACTGCTGATG TTGTGAGAGTGCACCAAGCTATAAAGAGAAGAGGCATAATATGGGAGTCAGGACAAAAGGTTAAAATTTTTAAAGGTGCAACTGGATGTTTGAAAAAGAATTTGTATGCAACTCTAGAATACATTTTAATAGAAGGATTTCAAGGTGATGTCGGTG GTGATGCACGACTAATTTGCAG GCCACTGGATTGTTCTGATGAAAAAGGCTGCTCGATTTTGGTGGATAATGGAAATGCAAGCTTGGATATGCATGATTCTCTATCTTTTCCAATAAGTCTAATTGATTCTGAAAAT ATTCAAGCAATTGACCTTGCGACATGGAATTGCCAAGTTGAGAAGCATAAAGGGAGACTTCCTTCCAGAATCGACATACTAGTTGGTCAACAGTGTAGCCTGTTAGGGATCAGTGGG GAACTACCTATGGAAGCTCCTGTGGTTGCTGGTTTTACTCCTCCTAGAGAAATTGTTGCTGTTATTAGACCTGCAAATTTTAGCTCTTCGATGGCCTCCAAAGGCCTAGATCAGAAGAATATCatgaagaatgagtttgagaTGACCTTGAAAATTAGTCATAAATGTAGAGCTAAGCAGAATGAACAGATGACACTTGCCCATACAAAAAGTGTTAAACCTTCATCACATACTGGCATCAGTGGATTATATATATTTGGGTTGCAAGATATATGTTCGAAACTATTTTATAAAGCCGGAATTTATATATTCACCTTCTTTGTT AATTGTAAAAATACCAATATCAAACACCTAGAAGCACGAGTAGTTGTGAAGCCTGACACAAAGGTTTGCAAGTGGCGATTTGTGTTTGATGAATGGGGCCCTTTCACTGATAAGCAACTACTTTCTACTAG GGTTGGTTCCTATATTTCGTATCTTTCTGTTGTGTGTCTTGATCGGTACTCAAATCAAATTCCATTTTCAAGTATACCTGAAGCTACGATAAAAATATTTGTGGAAGAATGTATGCTTCTCCATGTTGGCAAAATGAAAATGATCCTTTCATCTGATCAGTTATTGTTGGAATTAAAG GATATATTGATTGAAAGCAGCAAGCTGGACCTGATTCAGCCAAGTTATGAAGCTGTGTTGGCGATATGTTCGCAAGATGGTCTTTTCTCTGCTGAAATTCCATGTAAAG TCATGCCGGGTACCTTATCTTCCGTGAGGCTGCAAACTTCTCTCCAGGAAGGAGAATACTTGGTTCCAGAAGAAGTGATTGAAGAACTTGTATTAGAG ATGTTTGATGCTTATGGTAATCATATTGAAGAAGGCGTGGAAGTGTTCATCCACACTGATGGGTTTTCCTTTCAAGACCACTTAGGTTATATTCGAAAG GTGAACTGCAAAGGATGTATCGATCTTAGTGGCCTTCTAACTGTGTCAGCTAATTTTGGTTCATATG CCCACCTTTCAGTTTCGTATGATAAGGAGATTGTTTATAAGAAGAAGTTCCAAGTTGCACAAAGGGAGTTGAGAGCTGTGTCTGGG GTCTCCGGCATTCATCCGATAGGTTGTCAATTGGAGAATGTTATATTTGAAGTTTTTGATCCTGATGGACAAGTAGATGAAAAAATACATGGTCAATATCACACACTTAGAATAGTATCAGATTCATTGAAATTGGATGATACAATTCAGTACACTTTCCATCATGGCCGGTGCACTGTGCCTTTTGTCCCAGTTCCCCGCAGACCAGGGCCTTTTTGCTTTTCGGCTTTTCATACACGTTACCATGATCTTTGCACTGATATTGAG GTCAATGTTTTGGAGGCTTCAAAGTTGGAGCTATTTGCTGCAACAGaatcatatggaacatttcaatctCAGGTTTTAGATCATATGGACTCATCAAAGTGTCTCTCTCATCAGAAGGACCTCCTAGTGAAGTACATTTCTCATCATACTCAG ATTCTTGATGAAAAAATTACTGAAGTTGGATTGAAGATTGGAGAGCATGAGAGGAAACTAAAGACACTGAATGATCAGAAGATACAGGTTGAGCAAGATATTCATGATCTGCGAG TGTTCATTGGACCTCAATATTTGAGCCAAATTGAGtctttgagttcttcaagagaggaaATCCTTAAACGAATAGAACGAAAAGGTGATACTGCCGCTGCTATTTGCTGCTGTCTTTCTAAAGCTATCCAGAAGCAAGAACCTTGGAAGTGCTTTACAAACTGTACGCAAGATGTTGTTGGCCTTGTTGCTCTTCTTGGAAATGTTAATACTAGCAAAAATAGCAG GATGTTTTCACAGTTTTTGGGTGAAGATAATATGCTTGCAATTGTTTGCAAATCTTATGAAGCTGCAAGTAGATTGGAGTATTATGATGAGGCTGGAAAGATTGATCACCAGCAAGCTGTTCATGGAGCTGCAGCTACACTCGGCATTAACATAAGTAGGAGATTTCCTGTAATATGCCTCGAAGACATAAG ACCATACCAAGGTCGAATCAGGCCTAATGATCCTCAGAGGAGACTATGTTTGTCAAATCCATTGTTGCAATCTGGGGCAGTTCCTGCTGGATTTTTAGGGTATGCAGTGAACATGATCAACTTAGATATTCATCACTGCAATACAAAAACACTTTCAGGTCATGGCCTTCGGGAAACCTTGTTCTATCTGCTGTTTGGTGAAACTCAAGTATATCAGACTAGGGCGGACATGAGACAAGCTAGGTCCTGTATTAAGCAAGGAGCTATTTCTCTGGATGGTGGGATTGTGAGGGCCAGCGGATTTATTTTACTTGGAGACTG tgAACCAGATGTAATGTTTCCTGTCATTGGAACGCAAGCACATAGAGCATTTTCACAGGATATGGTAATGAATATAAAGCAAATGGAGGAGAAGAAGGGTCTTCTGACAGCAATCCAACAAGAAATAGTAAAAGAATATGAAGCCTACACAGAGGACATGGCCAAGTTTAAAAAAAGAAGTGATAGGTTACGTGAGTTATTGACAGAAAGTTCTTCAACAACAAATTTACTGGAGTGGAAATGA